From the genome of Electrophorus electricus isolate fEleEle1 chromosome 14, fEleEle1.pri, whole genome shotgun sequence:
ATGTCTATCCtataatttcagaaaataattctTTGCTTCCCTCTGTTCAGCAGTGATTTATAGTGAACACATAAATGCCAGTAACACATGACTACGATATATGCATATGCCTCTGATAACCTTTTAATGACCCTTATTAAAATGATTGCAGAAGCACACAAAAATCTGCTAAAAGTTTGAAAGCCTTTTTTATAAGCACACATGCTTATATTTGCCAGGTGGAGatttaatttgaatatatttaatagAAATGCACAAAAGCACGTTTCACCAAATCAGAGTAAAAAGGCGTTAATGAGAGCCCACAACAGTACTGAATTACATATAGGCTTAGTAAAAGCACACTTAATCTCAGTTTTTCCTATACTGAACTCCCTTACAACACCACAAAACATCAAATCCGACATTTTTATGTCAATGACAATTAAGTCAATTAAATGCAGTCTCACGCACAGTTATGGCAGACACGCGTGTGTTCAACCTGTCTCTGAATATAGCGCAGTCCGTCCATCTGTTTGCTTGGGGCAGTGCTTTTCGGATAACGTACGACAGGGTGATTGAACGCTGAGGGCAGAATTGATTGAAGACGTCTGCTGAGCCACGTTAAAGACAGAAGATATTTTCTCTCGGGTGCTCCTTCGGAACCTCTTCGCAGACCTGTACAGTTTACCCACGAAGCAGTAGCACAGCGGGTTCAGTGCGGAATTGGTCAGCCCCAGCCACTGCGCAAACGGCCGGCACTGAAGGATCCATTCGTGCTCAGCGTGGTGGAGCACCACTCTGTCCAAGGAACTGGGCATGTTGAAGTCAATCCAGATATCTGCTGCATAAAGTGGTAGCCACGAGAACGTGAAAAGCAAAACCAGAACGAGGACCATCTTGGCTATTTTCTTGCGCGTTTTGAGTCGACTCACTGGCTGagttaaaacacatttactggGTTCACTAGATTTGTTTGTGGTACACCACAATTTACAGCCGGTAAGAAAACATAtaataagattaaataaaacGGGAAATCCATACAAGGCGCAGAACAGTAAGAAGTTGTAGCCTTGGCGAAGTTTTTCTTTGGACCAGCTCTCGACGCACACCGTAATGATATGTAATCCGTCTAGCAAAGAAAGcgttttggttttgttcatgAAAACTAGAGGTAAGCACAGCCCAGATGACACTGTCCAGACCAGTGTTATCATGCACACCATCTTCCTGCCTGTGAAGAAGAACCGAGCATGGAGAGGGTTGTGGACACTATAGTATCTGTTGAGGCTTATTACAGCAAGACTTAACACACTTGCGGACACAGAAACAGCTTGAACAAAGGGTACAACACGACACAAGAAGTCCCCAAACACCCAGGCGTTATACACCTGGTGCCCGAGATTAAcgggcatgcagacacacaccaccatcataTCACAAACCGCCAAATTTATCAGCAGTTTTCTGGTTACTGAGGCACCGGTTAGTCGATTCTTTTTTCGAGTAAGGGCTAGAAGCGCCATAACATTCCCCACAAGTCCTGTAAGGAAGGatattaaatacataatcattaaaataatagtGCCAGGTTCGTGGCCTGCAAAAAGGAAGTCTATAGCAAAAGGCGTTGGATCTTGTATACTCCCGTTATGGTGATGCTCCCAAAAAGAAAGGTTTGTTGAGAAAATGTGTCCAAATCTTGCGTAAATACGTGAAAAATTCATAGTTTGTTTAATTCCTCACTTTTTCACCACCACCAAAAATCGCTCGTAACCAACCAAAAGAAATATTCGCATCagtctttaaaataaacattggtGCCTACACATAAAAGTGACAATATAGTCTTCGTGTCCTTTCGTCACAGGTGATCGTGCCATCCAGCTCCATGATAAAAGACTCATATGTATTCCAATCGGAGGCGTAATTGGTAAGGGATGAACTATCATACTCTTTACTGCGATCCCCCACAGCGGAGCAGCTTGTAAACTCAGAGTAGCGCGCCTCCGTCCTACTGATGACGCTCCAGATTCAGTCCATGCAGTTATAGTGGTAATTATTAGTGTCATTCACACGTAAGAACTAAGACGCGAATCCACTGTTATAACTTGCCAAGTGCTGCTGACGTGAACGAAATGAAAGTTTAGAGCATGAAATGTGCTCTCACGGGAAGCTTTCAATGTCACGCACGCGCTAACGGGCAAATGCACGATACATCCGTAATGCATTATGATGGAAACCGACCCCCAAGAAAAGCTTTTACTCCCTACACTGCCTGTATGCAagattttgatttaattaagaGTTATATACATTAATAGTATTGTTATATACATCCAACCAGAGAAGGTCTGATCAAAACAAAAGAGGTttttatgaaattaaaaaactttagaaaaaaaagtttgatttaAGTTTGACTCAGATTTAAAAGATCAGATTATCTGAGAACGAAATTATCTTCCATGTTGTGCCTTTTGAGTGCAATATTTCAGTCTTAAGGTCATGTTACAAGTGCTATACATACACTACTTGTCATTTCCTAGAGATGAGTATACAGAATGTTGTAAACCACACTAAACCACAACatgctcctctctgttctctccagcctctgTGTGATtggctctgcatggagatgGTTTTAGTCCTGTCTGcagggatggtcctatcaggtaacattgagaggatccacatccaatccatgtaaaatctccactggtgttcctcgaggctcagtattaggccctattcccttctctttgtatactcgttctcttggtgatgtaatatcttctcatggtttcttctaccactgctatgctgaagacacccaattatttctttcttttccaccctccgACATACAGGTCTCCaaacatatctcagcatgctttaCTAACTTCGCAttatggatgacagcccactacttgaagctcaactccaggaaaactgagcttctgtacatcccaggtacttccaacccttaccatgacctcacagtttcctttgcaAACTCCCTgctatcaccatctgaagctgcctgtagcctgggcataactttggacaaccagttgtcgttctcaactcatgtttcaaatatgACCCAGACTTGCAGATTTCTCCCTTGTAAAATACAAAGgtttcagccctttctctcacaggaagctacccagatgcttgtgcagtctcttgtgatctcaaagctagactactgcaactcactacttgctggtcttcctctaagagccatcagacctctacaacttgtccagaatgcagcagcacaactggtcttcaatcttctgaagttcacatgtcactccactactgcactcccttcattttgcacttctaggcattgGCATTGATCCCTGAATTTCAACAGTATTccagttcattggtatcttggactctaacttactgtactggctaggatgtattctatgaataaatgacaaagcacttttgtaagttgctctgcataagagcgtctgccaaatgccataaatgtaaataaggcATTTAGGATGAAAACCATCTGCTCAGCTCTTCTAAACAGAGGGAAGATGTGAAACCACCTACTTCTCTTGGCCTTTAGAGCTTTAAACTCTGGTGAAGGAGAGGGCCTGGCTCGCAATCTCCATTCTAGTTCATCCGAAAAGTTGCTTGATAGGGTGAGGTCAGGGTTCTGTGTGGGCCAATCAAGTTCTTTCACACAAAACTCACCAAACCATGaatttatggaccttgctttgtgcactggggcacagtcatgctggaacagaaaatgGCTTTCCCCAGACTGTTTCCACAAAGTTGAAcacaattgtccaaaatgtcttggtatgctgaaggtttaagatttcccttcactggagTTAAGGAGCCTAGGCCAAACccttaaaaaaacccaaacccatAGCTTTATCCCTCTTCCAACAAACTTAACAATTGGTATAATACAGTAAGGCAagtaacatttctttaaataatttttaaggATTAACCATTTCCCAATATTTTCTCCTGGCATTCGTCAAATCACATACacatccatcagactgccagatagagaaCCATGATTCACTCCACAGAATACATTTCCATATGCTTTACATTTCCATATGCTCCATCCAACActtggcattgtgcttggtgatgttgTCTGTGGCTGCTTGTCCATGGAAATCTATGCTACGGTGCTCCCAGtgcacagtttttgtgctgatgcAAATTCCATAAgaggtttggaactctgcaTTTATTGAGTCAGCAGAGTGTTGGCCACTCTACACACAACTGTATGTGCATCAGCTCTCAGTGACCATGCTCTGTAACTTTACGTGGTCtgccacttcatggctgagttgctgaaGTTCTTAAACCTATCCACAAACCTACTTCTTGCAACAATGGCAGCCCATTACAGTACCACACTTGAATGCAGTGAGCTCTTTCGAACAAACcattttttcacaaaatgtttgtaaaggcagagtaaaggtgcttgattttatacacctgcgGCAAcaggactgaatgaaacacctgaattcaatgattaaaAGGTGTGACCCAATACTTTGCAAAAGTCCACCTTAAGTGTATGAAAAAAGCTATTTAGTGTCAGTGCCCATATAGTCAGCTTTTTACAAGTTTAGATAAAAGGAATGTGATCTCAAACTGCTTTACAAATAAGATGTGCTTGACTGACCTATGTGTGAGTTGAGAAAAGAAGATTTAAAAGTGAATCTCAAATTGAAAGTCAGATCCCACACTCCCAGTTGCTCAAGTGGCAGGACCAAATAGACAATGTCTCCTGCCTCCACACAGCTGAACCCAAATTGAACCTCTGTGCTTACACTATCATGTACCTAAGAAAGATGTCTACATCCTGACCTGACCCATGCAACGGCTTCAGGTTTTCAAAAGGCACAGCTGCTGGGAATGCTTCTGCCTTCCAAGTAAACACACATCAATGTTCCaatattcttcttcttttttttttttttttttactgcttcaTGGGACCATTCAGAGAAAACAGTTCTGTTCCATCAAAGTGAGTTAAATATAGCATCCTATTATCTGCTACACACAAAATGTAGGATGGTTAATTTCCTGTGAACTTCTGACTAATCGAGTATATTTAAAGGCTCAAATAAATCTTTAATAGTAGTCCCTTCTCAGTGTGCCTACATAGCTAAGCAACTTACACTCTGGTGGTTTTTCATATGAATTATTTGCATTTCCAAAGAACAATAAGGTTACACTTGGATTTGGCTGCTAGAAAACCACCAAATCatgtgtttatactgtaaaaaacaaacctctCACGTCAGAGCCATGACAGACGGGAGCCTCAGTATGGTCTGAGTCATCACCCAACCTCAGGGAAAGGAGAACAGCATTACGCGTGAGCTCAGAGTGTGAGTGCTAATGGACCAGAAGTGTGAGTTTTAAGAGCTGCTGACAACTCTACCTACACAGCAGACACTGCGATAAAGATGGAAACTGTGTGAGAGGAACTTTAATAGACTGACGTTATTGTGAATGAGTAAATAAGCCATCTGTGGTAAAGCCATTCTACCCTAGAGGTCTTCTTCACAAGAAATGAGACCTATgtcaatatatattattattactagtaaTAAgagtaatattaaaataagtgGTAGAAATATTGTTATCTccattgttttaacattttcagcatgtACATTCTTTCATCACTTGCATTAAATGTAGTAATGAATAAAGCTTTCATTCATGAGGTTCCAAAAGCTAGTGCAATGGCAAACCTCTTCATTATTCAGGTTGAATTGGCTACTATTAAACAGGATTGCTTCAAATCATGTGAGAATGATCTCAGGTCTTATTTGATACCTCTCATCTCAATGACTCCATatcaatgagagagagagagagagatgagagagagagagagagagagagagagagagagagagagagagagagagagagagagagagagagatgatccGGTCATAGGAAAGTAGGTTAAAAGCCATGAAAACCCTTATTGGAAgttaaacaaaagacaaaagtaaCCTGAATGCtataattttaataatgctTGCATTACATTGACCAAGTAGAAGAAAGATAATAGCAAGTAGGAACTAAATTCATCTTGCCTGTTACCAGACAAAAAACTGTATGTGGCTCTTCAGATCAGAGaagaatacaaatacaaattgcATAAGAGAATTGATCTCTCCAACCAAATAACTCACTTTTACTACAGTGTGGAAGAGTACTGACTTTCAAGAGGCTTATGTGCAATTACATGGCATAAGAAGCACTAATTTCTTGTGCAATCAATTTTTCGCTTGCTCTTAGGTAATACAGTGTTGAGTGGTGTTCCCTTCTGAAACTTCACATACACAATCATGCCTTAATATGATGAACCTTCATACCCTGGTAATCATCTTTTTTGCCCACTAAGTACCAGAAAAATATATAAGTCTGCCAATGTCAGTACTTAATAGTAGAACATTTAATCCCGTTCTGTCTGGCGCTTTTTTCAAATACAACTACCAGgcccaaaacaaaatgaatgattATTTAGCATCTTACCATTTCCTTAACCTAAGGAAATGTAAAAAGACATTAACCATTCCACGCTGAATGACTGCGTAAGACAAAGCGAAGCAGTCTTCAGCACCTTTTCTCTGAGTGCCTGCATTTTCTAGACCTTGTTTGTAGTGGGCGCTGACTGGATCACCTCATCTGGAGGAGGCATGTGGGATTGGGAATGGACTGGTGAGATGACAGtttattttcttcatgtttGGTGGTAATGACAGCAGTGAGTCATTAATCCTACTGAGAGGTGTCCCTGGTGGCAGCGTGATGCACTGAGTTTGGGAGAGTTGGAAAGGGTTATCAGAATGTGTCCTACTCACAGCTCATCACTGACATGCAGCCTCTCACTGAAGTTAACAGTAACAGAAGATACAGGCCTATACAATATGCTTGCCACAGCATGTcaaatttgtacatttgtgagatatataaataagtacACGATTAGATTCCTttgaataaaatgcatttacaaaATGTCTGCAAAAACCATGTCATACTCAGCTTCAAATTACCTAGATGGTTCTTGATACACTTCTGACCCTTAAAATGCAATCTACTAtggtttaaaatacaaaacctCACTATAAAAGACAGCTTAAAGGTGATCATAGTATAAAATAGGCGTAAAACTGGGTTTTCCATCTGCATACACCAGTGGGACAAACTCATCaaaaaatcattttcttttttttccccacatggCAAATacatgtacattgtgtacatatatacccaaccatatacattgtacattgtgcatataatcataatatacatatattgtacatacattgttaatatattttgtacatacatagaatatatatatttctctttgcatatatatatttcacatatatagaatatctatatttctgtaggcacccctgttttcttttcctcagtttggacagagcactctccaccatttcactgcgagttatactgtgtatgactatgtatgtgacaaataaaccaaacttgaaacttgaaacttccATGTACGAGGCATATAAATATTGTGATTAGTATATACTGATGATAGATATTCATCATTGATATCTTTACCAAAGATGACCGTAACAGACCAAGATAAAGCACCGTATCACTAATaatgtttagttatttttgtttatactttGGAAGGAATCTGTTTTCACTAGTTAGAAGTGGAAATTGTAAAAGTCTTGCTGGATAATCTTCCTGAGAGGCTCTGACTATATATCACTTCATCCCGCCCTATTACCTgtccattttaattaaattactttATCAATTTTTGCCTGACCTCGTTCTTCTGCACCCAAATCAGACGCCTCTTTGTTCCACGTATGCGTATCGTTGTCTCAGTAGCAATAAACAAAATTAgcaaatcattatttttttcttgtgagCGGGGatgaaaacttttattttgtgatgaGAAGCCTTTTGGCGGCACTTCCAAAACAGTTAGACAGTTTCTAACTTCACATTGGCACTGTGACATTAGCTACGAGCTCCTGCAAACCAGCAACAGAGGTAGTTATGATGATCGCGTTAACTAATCTAACGTTAACTAGCTGGCTGGATGGCTATTTCCCTACTTATTTCAGCggttaattttaaatgtttaaaaaactaAGAATGCGCCGCAATGAAGTTCAGAGAATTGTGGTTATCTTAGCTATCTTAATGAGACCCGTTTTAGCtgctggctaacgctagctaacctaagACGATAGCTGTCTAGCTATTAGGTTACATACGCTATTACGCACACGGTTCCTCATAAAACTAGGTGATTACTGTGTTTTCCCACTGCAGGGTACTGATGTGAAGACATGAGTGAATTTAGGATACATCACGATGTCAACGAATTGCTCAGTCTCCTCCATGTTCGAGGAGGCGACGGGGCCGAGGTGTATATTGATTTGCTGCAGAAAAACAGGACCCCTTACGTTACCACAACAGTGTCTGCACACAGCGCTAAGGTAGGCATAATGCATCATCTTAGGAAGCCCACTTTAAGTGAGATCATTCTCAACTTTGTACTTTAACGCTTCAGCCCAGTACTTGCATTCAGCCAGTTACTCTGTGTTAAGCATACATCCAGGGCAGTTGCACAGATGAATGATTATTGTGAAAATATTAAAGTGACACCCATTTAACAGGTGAAGATTGCAGAACATTCAAAAACACCTGAGGACTTTTTGAGGAAATATGAAGAGCTGAAGTCAAAAAATGCACGCAACTTAGACCCCCTAGTTTACCTTCTTTCTAAGCTTACTGAAGACAAAGAGGTATGTTTTtatgcactttttttctgaattgTCTTTTATTTATGGCTAGTTCATCCTATTTGGTTGTTCTGTATCTGCCCACATGAGGGATCTGTATTTTCCAGACTCTGAAATGCCTGCAACAGAATGCCAAGGAGAGATCAGAAATGTCCACAAATGTGACATCAAGCAGCATGACATCCTACACCATTCCCACAACCAGCAGCAAGATGTCCGTGCAGGAACTGGAGGAACTGCGGAAAAAGCTGGGGAACGTCACAGCAAGTGCCAGCATTCCGCAGGTGTGTACTTGTCTAACAAACCTCCAGAAAAATATAAACCACTTCTCATCTCTCCAGAATCTTTGACTACTGAATGTTCTCTGTCCTTTTGTAGTCTGCTGAGGTGACCCGTAAGATGCTAAGAGACAGGCACAACAAGAAGAACCCCACACAGACTATTCCTGTGTTTCCGAACTGGGTGTATGACAGGCCTGCACTGATTGGAGATTTTATCACTAGCCTTACTCCAATAGGAGACCCAGTTGTGGCTATTGGTAAGCACAGGAGCATTCTGAGGTTTAGTGGGCTGTGCAGAAAACTAATGAGCAGATTATAGCTTGAAAATTCCATGGAAAGTTTTATAGCCAGGTTTATCAACTTTATTGCAGTCTGCGATTTAGTGCTgttttacacatgtacacaaacatactgaTTGTATATTAGGAAAAAGATCTATATTTTTCCTGCATATATATGTGTTCAAATTGCagcattattatattataataactAGAATAGATACTATAAtagataaatatttacacatggCAAGCTCATCATACCCAGATCTTAAATTTTGCTATTCTAAGAGACAATATAACTGATTTCATGTCGGTGAAAACAAGCAGCTTCTTTTCACCTATCGAAAGCATGTATAAATTAGGCCTAatcttgatttatttatttgccctAGTTTTTGTTGGTCTCACTGTCACCCTTGCAATCACAGCTAAACCCTCAAAACAGCATGGACTAAGTGCCAAAATGTCACTTCTGACTCGTTGGCGCTAACGTATTTGTGATATTAAAATGAATGCAGAAATTGATTAATTTACATAGTTTTAAGTAACTTAAGCAaatgggtcttgctcagggacctaACAGTGACAATGGCagtgcttgaactggcaaccttctgattactagtcatgtaccttaaccaatgagctaccactgcccgcTACCCACTACTCACAAATTTGCTTACATTGATGCTTAAATCTGAGGATATAAGAGGAATGCACAGCCCACAGTTCTGTTGTGTTGTCAGGTACAATGCCCCTGGCTGTTCAGGAGCAGGCTCTAGTTGAGGACCTGCTATATGTGCTCATTGGTGTGGATGGCAGAGACATCACAGCCCAGCCAGTACTTGGCAGACAGTGTCGCTCCTTCATAGTGGACCCTTCGTTGGACATGTCCATTAAAGAGCTTGTGAACCGGATATTACCAGTGGCATCCTCTTATTCCACTGTCACACGGTTAGTATTGGTGTCTAACTGATTTGTGTTCTtcgtggtggtagtggtggtggttgttgttgttgttttaaaatgacatgtAGTTTGAGCTACTTAACTAAATGCAGTACTGATGCATGTTAAGTTTCATATGTATTTTTACTGAACAAAAACTGTCGGCATAGAAATGCAAGTCATAGAAAGCCaagaatctttttttatttccatgggggggaaaaaacaacagtaataatgaaATGGCAACAAAACCAATAAATAGAATGTGTACTTTTCAGTTTGGAgtctcaaagtgctttacatacAAAAGTGTAAATACAGTTTACATGATAAAGTACAATGATGAACTGACATTACTATAAAATTATCTGATGACATGCTCCATCAACCTTTGTTATGCATGACCTCTGGTTTCGGATGGTCTTTCAGCTTCACGGAGGAGAAGTCTTCCTTTGAGTATGGCCAGGTAAACCATGCACTCACTGCGGCGATGAGGACCCTGATGAAGGAGTACCTCATTCTGGTCACCCAGCTGGAGCACCTGCACCGGCAGGGCATGCTTTCCTTGCAGAAGCTCTGGTTCTACATCCAGCCCACCATGCGCACTATTGAGGTCCTGGCCTCCATTGGTACGCCTGTGCTTACAATGAGTGTCTTGATAACAGATGTGGTGTTTAAAATCTGTTGGAAAAAGTAGACTTAATTTTTCTACAATACCATAGTAAGGCATTTAAAGACCTTAATGCTCATCTTGGGTCATGTGAACAGTATTTatataagcatgtgtgtttaatgtacCTAAGTAGTCATCTAATGAGTGATATCCCCTTATATTGTCTTAATGCAGCTACTTCAGTGGACAAAGGAGAATGTATGGGTGGCTCAACATTAAGTCTGCTTCATGACCGTACCTTTAACTACACTGGGGATAGCCAGGCCCAGGAGCTGTGCCTCTACCTTACCAAGGCAGCCAGTGTCCCATACTTTGAAATCCTGGAGAAGTGGATATATCGGGGAATCATCAAAGATCCATATGGGTACAAAACCTCAGCTACCCCATATCGCTTTGGTGGTGTCCCATGAACTGAACTTGGATACCCTTTTTGTAAACCATTTAGCATTATTGAATCTCTGTCCTTCAGTGTTTTCCTTAAGGGAAATCtacttatttgttttcatgAGTTGTGATTTTAGCAATATTTGCCTAAAGCATGCTTAGTTTTGAATGAGTACTGAATCAGATCCTCTTTTTCTGTAAGTGAGTTCATGGTTGAAGAACATGAGCTTCAGAAAGAGAAGATCCAAGAGGACTACAATGACAAATACTGGGATCAGAGATACACCATTGTCCAGCACAAAATCCCGTCTTTCCTTCAAAAAATGGCAGATAAAATACTAAGCACAGGTTAGTCTCAGTTACTTGAGTTTGAATGCACCTCAAGTGAGAttctattcatttttgttattcaGAAAGAGTGTATAGAATTTCAAATGGACTGCGTGTCTCtcttcattaacattttactcTCTCAGGGAAGTACCTGAATGTTGTGCGGGAATGTGGACGTGATGTAACTTGTCCAGATGCTAAGGAGGTTCTTTACACTCTGAAAGAGAGAGCTTATGTGGAACAAATAGAAAACGCCTACAACTATGCCAGTAAGGTGCTTCTGGACTTTCTCATGGAGGAGAAGGAGTTGGTTTCTCGACTACGGTAAACCATTTGCATGCTAATGAGCTTGACATTTATTAGCAGGCTGATTTGTTTCATCTTGGTGCAAACAGCAGGTGGCTTGGGATTGAAACAATGGGCCCTTTCCTCTCTGCAAGTTTAGGTCTATTAAGCACTACTTTTTGATGGACAAGGGAGACTTCTTTGTACACTTCATGGACCTGACAGAGGAGGAGTTGAAAAAGCCTGTCGATGACATTATACCTCCTCGGCTAGAGGCTCTGCTGGAGTTGGCTCTGAGGACGAGCACAGCCAATACAGACCCCTTCAAAGATGACCTAAAGGTCTGCTGCTTACGCACATTTGTCACTGCCTAAATCTCTGCCTAAATCAGTTTTCAGTAATTTAATGTCCCTTGCAGTGTCATTAACTATTGGCCAGAAACATGACCGCAGGGCTTTTATATGCCATGGAAATGGTGCATGAAATTCACCAGCAGCCATCTCCAGTTGAGATAACATTTTTGTACCTGTTCAAAGTAATAATGGCGTGAAATGTTTGCATTGTTCCTGTTGTTCACTAGATCGACCTGATGCCCCACGATGTCATTACTCAGCTGCTGCGGGTCCTGGCCATAGAGACCAAGCAAGAGAAGGCCATCATCAATGCTGAACCCACTGAGGTGGCCCTGAGTGGTCTGGAGGCTTTCTCTTTCGACTACATCGTCAAATGGCCATTGTCACTCATAATCAACCGGTAAACAGCCTTGCATGCTGCAGTGTCCAGCCCATATGCACTGTGTTATGTATCGGTTCAGAGCAGTAAGATGGACCAAgatatcattttgtttttttaatttccagAAAAGCACTGACACGATACCAGATGCTCTTCAGGCATTTGTTTTACTGCAAGCATGTTGAGAGGCTCCTCTGCAATGTGTGGATCAGTAACAAGTCTGCCCAGCAGTGCTCCCTACACTCAACTAAGTGGTGAGATGAAAGTGTATTGTTCCAGT
Proteins encoded in this window:
- the tubgcp2 gene encoding gamma-tubulin complex component 2; its protein translation is MSEFRIHHDVNELLSLLHVRGGDGAEVYIDLLQKNRTPYVTTTVSAHSAKVKIAEHSKTPEDFLRKYEELKSKNARNLDPLVYLLSKLTEDKETLKCLQQNAKERSEMSTNVTSSSMTSYTIPTTSSKMSVQELEELRKKLGNVTASASIPQSAEVTRKMLRDRHNKKNPTQTIPVFPNWVYDRPALIGDFITSLTPIGDPVVAIGTMPLAVQEQALVEDLLYVLIGVDGRDITAQPVLGRQCRSFIVDPSLDMSIKELVNRILPVASSYSTVTRFTEEKSSFEYGQVNHALTAAMRTLMKEYLILVTQLEHLHRQGMLSLQKLWFYIQPTMRTIEVLASIATSVDKGECMGGSTLSLLHDRTFNYTGDSQAQELCLYLTKAASVPYFEILEKWIYRGIIKDPYGEFMVEEHELQKEKIQEDYNDKYWDQRYTIVQHKIPSFLQKMADKILSTGKYLNVVRECGRDVTCPDAKEVLYTLKERAYVEQIENAYNYASKVLLDFLMEEKELVSRLRSIKHYFLMDKGDFFVHFMDLTEEELKKPVDDIIPPRLEALLELALRTSTANTDPFKDDLKIDLMPHDVITQLLRVLAIETKQEKAIINAEPTEVALSGLEAFSFDYIVKWPLSLIINRKALTRYQMLFRHLFYCKHVERLLCNVWISNKSAQQCSLHSTKWFAGAFALRQRMLNFVQNIQYYMMFEVMEPTWHVMEKNLKSASNIDDVLCHHTSFLDNCLKDCMLTNPELLKIFSKLMSVCVMFTNCMQRFTQSLRMDREMNRLSLEHGTMEGPPTQSERTEESEKKSLTYKFLAEHVDSLQSDSGFEGTISKFDSNFSTLLLDLLDKLSIYSTNDCEHSMINIIYRLDFNGFYTERLERMAVERSQKTSA
- the LOC113584637 gene encoding orexin receptor type 1, whose product is MNFSRIYARFGHIFSTNLSFWEHHHNGSIQDPTPFAIDFLFAGHEPGTIILMIMYLISFLTGLVGNVMALLALTRKKNRLTGASVTRKLLINLAVCDMMVVCVCMPVNLGHQVYNAWVFGDFLCRVVPFVQAVSVSASVLSLAVISLNRYYSVHNPLHARFFFTGRKMVCMITLVWTVSSGLCLPLVFMNKTKTLSLLDGLHIITVCVESWSKEKLRQGYNFLLFCALYGFPVLFNLIICFLTGCKLWCTTNKSSEPSKCVLTQPVSRLKTRKKIAKMVLVLVLLFTFSWLPLYAADIWIDFNMPSSLDRVVLHHAEHEWILQCRPFAQWLGLTNSALNPLCYCFVGKLYRSAKRFRRSTREKISSVFNVAQQTSSINSALSVQSPCRTLSEKHCPKQTDGRTALYSETG